One region of Malania oleifera isolate guangnan ecotype guangnan chromosome 6, ASM2987363v1, whole genome shotgun sequence genomic DNA includes:
- the LOC131158017 gene encoding uclacyanin 1-like → MQGLRPAWAVKAIMVIIIASIFFRCVSAANHTVGGSTGWDLTSNIPAWAASSTFHAGDYLVFRYVPIHDVLEVDQLDYATCRTVDPISAYDDGETVVELSEVGTRFFICGRRRHCAMGLRLRVQVLPSLAQAPNANATTGNGTRSSNGTAPQGGVGNGSRISPPSPSTRSPSQPAASPRGSLAPPSQQDDGDNDDGGCDRDRSGGSCNGAHSSTAEVGCLWVLVVWLSLTHLGAVLDCGSRNNNVLIF, encoded by the exons ATGCAGGGACTGAGACCAGCGTGGGCAGTAAAGGCGATCATGGTGATCATCATCGCATCAATTTTTTTCCGTTGCGTCTCCGCTGCTAACCACACCGTCGGTGGATCAACCGGCTGGGATCTTACCTCCAACATCCCTGCCTGGGCTGCTTCCTCTACCTTCCACGCCGGTGACTATCTAG TGTTCAGGTACGTGCCAATCCACGACGTGCTTGAGGTGGACCAACTGGACTACGCAACGTGTCGGACAGTGGACCCAATCTCCGCATACGACGACGGCGAGACGGTGGTGGAACTGAGCGAAGTCGGCACCCGGTTCTTCATCTGCGGGAGACGACGTCACTGCGCAATGGGACTCCGGCTTCGCGTGCAAGTCCTACCTTCGCTTGCACAAGCACCCAACGCAAATGCCACCACCGGCAACGGAACCCGAAGCTCCAACGGCACTGCCCCCCAGGGCGGCGTCGGCAACGGAAGCAGGATTTCACCCCCTTCTCCGTCAACAAGGAGTCCATCCCAACCGGCTGCCTCACCGCGGGGTTCACTTGCGCCACCTTCTCAGCAGGATGATGGTGACAATGACGATGGTGGTTGTGATCGTGATCGATCAGGGGGTTCGTGTAATGGAGCGCATTCCTCCACCGCCGAGGTTGGCTGCTTGTGGGTGCTGGTTGTCTGGCTTAGTCTGACGCACTTGGGTGCAGTGCTAGATTGCGGCTCCCGTAATAATAACGTCTTGATTTTCTGA